Part of the Candidatus Brocadia sinica JPN1 genome, CCCAACGTTATCTTTATAAACCGCCCTGTACCAATCAGGCGTTCCCTCATACAAATCTGGCGGTGTTTCCTTCTTGGGTGGTTGTTCAGCTGCCCACACCGCAGAAGTAAACAGCATCGCAGATAAACACAAGCCTATTCCTAGTTTTTTCATTTCATTCACCTCCATAGGTATTAGAACATATTCAGATGCTATTTATGGGTATTTTCTTCTGGTTTAATGAGTGACATTACATAATACGTCAAACACCATCTTTCTTCGTCGGTAAGCTCCTTCGCAAACGATGGCATGGGAGTGCCGTTCAATCCCGTGGTAAATCTGAGGTAAACATCCTGAGGTGAATTACCTCCCTTAAATTTCCCTGTAGTAAAATCAAAGGGTTTTATAGGAAATCCAAAATCATCTTCCTGTTCAGCAGCGCTGGGACCATCTCCGCGTCCTTCGATGCCATGACACTTCCAGCATTCCAATTTTTCTTCGTAAATTTTTTTCCCCTCTGCAATGCATTTTTCCGTAGGTCTAACCCGCAAACCAACCTCGACGGGTGGGTCAGGTTTCCTGAACTCAAATGCCTCAGAAAAACTCTTCAGGACGGGAATCACCGATAAACGTTGTTCTTCCGTCAAAATATCCCATGGTATCATGGTAGAATTTGGTACCCCAAAGGAAATCGTCCGGTAAATATCTTCGTCCGTAGGAAGTGAACCACTCGGAGTCGTTCTAAATTTATAAGCACCTCTCGTAAAATCACGTGGCTTGGGGAGCATCGACCGTGCAAGTGGTCCATTTCCATTACCTTCCTCTCCGTGACAGGGGCTACAATATTTTTTATAAGTATCCTTACCCAAATCTGTAACCTCTGTTGGTATTTTAAATTCGGCTTTAGCATTCATTGGCGCTATACCTAACATCATGGCTATGCCCGCTACCGCCGTTGCACTCCATAAGCCAACCCTATCCAATAAGACCTTAGGTTTCATATTCAGCCTTCCTCCTTTCCGATTGCAGTTATATAAACCCAACTATTTTGTCTAGCCAGTACATGTTTTTGTTTTTTTTCTAATTCTGCGAATAAACAAATTCTATGGTAGTAATTTCTTTCGGGTGAACCGTTACCTCCTTTTCTAAGTTTCCTAACTCTTCATGCCATACCTGGAATTTATACGTTCCCGGCGGGATATCACAAATTTCAAAATATCCGTTTCTGTCTGTCATATCAAAATAGGGATTATCAAAGACAACAATCCATGCATACGTATTTTTGTGAAGATCGCATGTCAGCTTAATAATTTCGGAATAATCAAATTTTTTTGATATTCTTTGTTTGTAAGTGGTGCCAAGGTTAAATGGCTGATTCTTCATTGACCGGGTATGAATATTATGCATCACCTCATCACCATTTAAGATGTCAATCGTGGTTCCTGTCAAAATCGCAAGTACGCGAGGGATAAAAATATTATTTTGCTGATCCATTATCGGATGGATTGCAGGTATTATCTTTTTTTTACCGTGTGTGATATCTTTCAGAGAAACTACGGCGTTTTTAAGCCCATTATTGATTTTACTGAAGACAAGTTTTTCAGTTGTGGTTTTAGAGGCCTCTGATATTTCCCAATCACGATGGAGATTTAATCCCGGCGTCGCTAAGTCGCCCATGTATTTCACATTGCCAATAACAGTACCACCGTCTGAAACCTCTATCTCGGTATAATCATTCTCCGCTAATATACCCGTTGAAGATATGAGATTCCAACCAATGAACCCAAATAAGGCGCTAAGAAAAAATAACTGCTTCATAAATTTAACAGAGTTTTTTAAGCAAAATAATAACGACCACAAACAATTGACAAAAACCGTTCCCACACCTCGCAAAAATACAAAAAAAACAAAATATCTTCTAAGTACTCCATTTCAGTTACACTTAAATATTTATACGTTCATGCACTTTTCAGGGATATTATTCTCAGCACGATTTCACAAATGAAATAACGCTTTCACAATATAATATTGTTTACCAAAACATAAGCTCCGTACTCATGAAGAGATATATTTATTGATCAAGAGTCCGTCCTAATGGATTATCCGTTACTGCAAATGTCCCCTTATCAACATTCTTACCATCTACAAATACCAGGTAACTATATTTTCCATAGTGTGGGATCTTGTATCCTACGCTTTTAATCGCATCCGGACCTAGCCCCATAAACACGGCGACACCTTTTTTTCTGTTCTTAACATTTTTAGAAGTCACAAGCAGGGCATTCCCTTTATCTTTGTACGTTACTTTATTTACCCCAAATGA contains:
- a CDS encoding c-type cytochrome; translated protein: MKPKVLLDRVGLWSATAVAGIAMMLGIAPMNAKAEFKIPTEVTDLGKDTYKKYCSPCHGEEGNGNGPLARSMLPKPRDFTRGAYKFRTTPSGSLPTDEDIYRTISFGVPNSTMIPWDILTEEQRLSVIPVLKSFSEAFEFRKPDPPVEVGLRVRPTEKCIAEGKKIYEEKLECWKCHGIEGRGDGPSAAEQEDDFGFPIKPFDFTTGKFKGGNSPQDVYLRFTTGLNGTPMPSFAKELTDEERWCLTYYVMSLIKPEENTHK
- a CDS encoding carboxypeptidase regulatory-like domain-containing protein produces the protein MKQLFFLSALFGFIGWNLISSTGILAENDYTEIEVSDGGTVIGNVKYMGDLATPGLNLHRDWEISEASKTTTEKLVFSKINNGLKNAVVSLKDITHGKKKIIPAIHPIMDQQNNIFIPRVLAILTGTTIDILNGDEVMHNIHTRSMKNQPFNLGTTYKQRISKKFDYSEIIKLTCDLHKNTYAWIVVFDNPYFDMTDRNGYFEICDIPPGTYKFQVWHEELGNLEKEVTVHPKEITTIEFVYSQN